ATAGCTGCCGAGAACGCAGAACCCGGAAAGGTCCTCGATGAACGCCGTCGGACAGGCAGCGCTCCTGGTCAGCTTTCCCGTCGCCGCGGGAGCCATCGGCTCCACCGTCGCCGCGGTACGACGCCCGGGCTCCCGGCTGGTCAGCGGCATTCAGCACTTCGCCGCCGGCGTTGTCATCGCCGCACTGGCCGGGGAGCTGCTGCCCGACCTACGACACGAGGGCAATCTGGGCTGGGTCGCCGCCGGCTTCACCGCCGGCGTCGTACTCGTACTCTCCCTCGCCGCCTACGGACGTCGCCTCGACGGCAAGCAGGAATCCACACCCAGAACCTCCACAGGCGATCGCGTCGCAGCCACCGTCCCAATAGGGCTCCTGGTGACAGCGGCGATCGACCTGCTCGTCGATGGCGTGCTTGTCGGTCTCGGCGCGCAGCTCGGATCCACCCAAGCACTCATCTTGACCATCGCACTCACCCTCGAGATCCTCTTCCTGTCCCTCTCGCTGGCCGCCGAACTGAACGACCGGGGCCTCTCCGCTCGCCGAGCCGCACTTATTTGCACCGCCCTCGGTATGAGCACCGCGGTCGGCGCCATCGCCGCCGCCGCAATCCTGAGCGGCGTCGGACCCGCCGTCCTGGCCTTCGTGTTGGCGTTCGGAGCGGCAGCGTTGTTGTACCTGGCCGTGGAGGAACTCCTGGTCGAGGCGCACGAAGAGGCCGAGACCGCACTTCTCGGCGCCATGTTCTTCGCTGGCTTCCTTGCTATCTACGTTCTGGCTGAACTCGGAGGCTGACCGACCCGAGGGTTCGTTCGCGCAACGGCTGCCAGTGCCACCGGCGTGGAGGCATCAACCGCCGTTGAGACCTCGCTGAATGACAGGAGGCTCGACTGCCTCGGTCTGTGAGGATGGCGACGTTATCGGAGATGACCGGCACCGGATTCATAGTGTCCTGTCGGGTACGCCTGGACGACGGCGCTGGCGAGCTTCGGCACGGCGTCGGTCAATGCGTGCTCGGCGGAGTGGGCGAGTTGGTGGGCTTCAGCGGGTGAGGTGTTGCTTTCGATGTCGAGGTCGGCGTCGGCGTGGATCTCGTGGCCGATCCAGCGCATTCTGACCCGTCGCACGGCAACAACGCCTGGGATCGCCTTCAAGCTGTCCTCGGCGGCGTCAACCATGGCGGGGTCGCCGGCGTCCATAAGGCGGCGGAAGATGACCCGCGTCGCGGTCCGCAGGACGGCCAGGATGGCCAGGGTGATGAGAAGGCCGACGATGGGGTCGGCGGCTTCCCAACCCGCGTCGACGCCCGCGGCGCCGATCACGACCGCGAGTGAGGTGAAGCCGTCGGTGCGTGCGTGCAGGCCATCGGCGACCAGGGCTGCCGATCCGATCTGCCGACCGACACGGATCCGGACGATCGCAACCGCCTCGTTGCCGAAGAAGCCGACCAGCCCGGCGAGAGCGACCCAGCCGAGATGGTCAACGGGTCTCGGATTGATCAGCCGCCCGATCGATTCGTAGCCGGCCACCACGGCGGACAGAGCGATCATGGCCACGACGCAGAGTCCCGCCCCAGGTCCTCGGCTCGGCCGTAGCCGTAGGTGTAGCGGCGGGTGTCGGTGCGCGACGGCCGATGGCGAAGGCCAGCCAGAGCGGCAGCGCGGTCAGATCGTCGGAGAAGTTGTGGGTGGTATCCGCCAGCAGTGCCACCGGGCCCGAGATCACCACCACCGCAAGCTGCGCCAGCGAGGTCAGGCCGAGCGAGACCAGACTGATCTTGACCGCACGGTTGCCCTGCGAACTGGACTCCAACGCGGCATCAAGGGAGTCTGCGGCGTCGTGAGAGTGCGGGCGCGGCACGTGGGGCAAACGGTCTCGCAAAGTAGGTCGGCCGTCTCGGCCGAAATCGTGTTCGTGCTGGTGAACGTCGTCGCGCCCCTGCCCGTGGCCGGGATCCTGGAGGCTCACTGCTCGCCTCGTCGAGACGGCGGCAGTGGCGTCACCTCGTCTTGGTGATGCCGCGGCAAGTCAGGCCGGCATGCTCAGCGTTGAAGACCGCGTCTCTGACCAGCCGCGCGACGTGGTCGTTCTCGACTCGGTAGAAGACATGCGTCCCGTCGCGCCGAGTTCGCACCAGTCGGGCCATCTGTAGCTTGGCGAGGTGCTGCGATAGAAGGGGCGGGCGTTGCCACGGAGCTCCCCAGATCGTTGACGGCCAACTCGTCATCGAGGATCGCCCACAACAGGCGCACACGAGTTGCGTCCGCGAGCATCCGGAACACTTCGGCAGCCAGTTCCGCCTGCTCAACGGGGAGTTCGGATGATGGGTGATTATCTGCATTCATACGCAGGTAGTAGCTGTGTGCCGCCAGCGTTGCGAGCACGCCTACTTCGTCGCGCTCGGCGTTTGGCCGCCGATGACAAACCCCGCAAGGACGAGCACACCGCCCAGGGGCCAGCCTGCGAAAAGGTCCTGTCGGCCCTGCGACATCGGCATCCAGTCCAACCCCATATGCATGAGTGTGTGGTTGATAACGATGAGCGCGCCAACGATCACCAGTGCGTAGGCGACGACTTTCCGCCAGGTCCAGCCGCGAAGCTGGCGGGCGATCTCGCGCTGCATCTGCGCGCGCTCCCGGGCGGCTGCTTCGGCAGCACTCAAGACCTCTTGGCGTCGGCGGGTCCGCCTGAGTGGTTGTGACAGCTTGGTTTGGCCCCGTTGTGACGGCCTGATCTGGCCCCGAGTGCGACTTGCCGGGGTGTTGACGGTCTGAACTGGCCCCACCCCTTCACGCTGGTCCCCATCACTGGGAACCAGTCGCGAGGGCAAGGGAGCCAAGATGGGGTCACGAGTGCAGCTGTACGCCGACATCCGCTACGACGCGCGAGTCGATGGCCTGTCCATCCGCGAGCTCGCCCGCAAGCACGGAGTCCACCGCCGCACCGTCCGCCAGGCCCTCGCCGCTGCCGAACCCCCACCCCGCAAGAAACCGGTCCGCACGGCACCGCGCCTGGATCCGTACAAGCCGGCGATCGACGAGATGCTCACCTATGACCTGACCGCGCCGCGCAAGCAGCGCCATACCGCGACCAGGATCCTGGCCCGGCTGCGCGACGAGCACGGCGCCACCGACCTGTCCTACTCCACGGTGCGGGACTACGTGCGGGTCAGGCGCGCGCAGATCGATCTGGAGGCCGGGCGCCGGGTGGAGGCGATGGTGCCGCAGGACCATGCCCCCGGCGCGGAGGCCGAGGTCGACTTCGGCGAGGTCTACGTCATCCTCGACGGCGTCAAGACCAAGTGCCACATGTTCGTCTACCGCCTGTCCCACTCCGGCAAGGCCATCCACCGCGTCTACCCGACCGGCGGGCAGGAAGCCTTCCTCGAGGGACACATCGAGGCCTTCCACGCCCTGAGCGGCATCCCCACCCGACACATCCGCTACGACAACCTCACCTCCGCCGTCGTGCAGGTCATCCACGGCGGCGACCGGCTACGCGACGAGAACGAACGCTGGGTGCTGTTCCGCTCCCACTACGGCTTCGACGCGTTCTACTGCCAGCCAGGCATCGACGGCGCCCACGAGAAAGGTGGCGTCGAGGGCGAGGTCGGCTGGTTCCGCCGCAACCACCTCACCCCCATGCCCGAGGTCCCCAGCCTGGACGAACTCAACGACAAGATCCGTGCCTGGGAACACGATGACAACACCCGCCGCATCACCGGCCATGCGAACACGATCGGGCAGGACTACCACGCCGAACTCGACCACCTGGCGCCGTTGCCGGCCGAGGACTTTGACCCTGGCCTGATCCTCCACCCGCGCGTCGATCGCTCCGCCCTGATCACCGTCCGCATGGTCAAGTACTCCGTCCCCGCACACCTGATCGGGCAACGCGTCCGCGTCAGCCTGCGGGCCTCGTGCGTGGTCGTCTTCGAAGGCCGCACCATAGTGGCCACCCACCGACGCCTCGGCACCCGTGGGGTGACCCGGGTCGAGCTGGACCACTACCTCGAAGTCCTACGCCACAAGCCCGGCGCGTTCCCCGGCTCCACCGCCCTCGCGCAGGCCCGCGCCGCCGGAGCATTCACCGCAGCCCACGACGCGTTCTGGGCCGCGGCCCGCAAGACCAGCGGCGACGTCGCCGGGACCCAAGCGTTGATCGACGTGCTCCTGCTCCACCGATCCCTCCCGTCCGAGGCGGTGATCGCCGGCATCACCTCGGCCCTGTCGGTGGGCGCGATCAGCCCCGACGTCGTCGCCGTCGAAGCCCGCCGCCACGCCACCACCCACACACCCGCAACTCCGGCCGCCCCGGCCAGGGGTGGGACGGTCGTGAACCTGCCACCCCGACGCCCCACCAACCCGCACCAGGTCATCGCGCACCTGCCCGAAGACACCCGGCCCCTACCCACCGTCACCGCCTACGACGAACTCCTGCGCCGACGCCAACCCAACCCCACCCCGGCCCCCGCCGAGGTCCACCATCACACCCAGACAGGAACCCCATGACCACCACCAGCACCAGCCGCCCCGCGAGCCTTCGCCGGCGTCAGGGCCTGACCGAACAAGCCGCGCAGGCCGCGATCGACCAGGCCTGCCGCCGGCTTCGGCTGCCCACCATCCGCGCCGTCGTCGACGACGCCGTGACGGCCGCCACAAAGGAACAACTCACCTACCAAGGCTTCCTCGCCGAACTCCTCCTGGCCGAGGTCGACGACCGCGACCGCCGCTCCACCCTCCGTCGCATCAAGAGCGCCGGCTTCCCCCGCGAGAAATGGCTCGCCGACTTCGACTTCACCGCGAACCCCAACATCAACCCCGCCACCATCAACGAGCTCGCCACCGGCGACTGGATCCGGCGTGGTGACCCCCTGTGCCTGATCGGGGACTCCGGCACCGGCAAATCCCACCTGCTCATCGCGCTCGGCACCGCCGCCGCCGAACAGGGCTACCGCGTCCGCTACACCCTCGCCACCCGGCTCGTGAACGAGCTCGTCGAAGCCGCCGACGAGAAACAACTCACCAAGACCATCAACCGCTACGGCCGCGTCGACCTCCTCGTGATTGATGAGCTCGGCTACATGGAACTCGACCGGCGAGGGGCGGAGCTGTTGTTCCAGGTCCTCACCGAGCGGGAGGAGAAGAACGCCATCGCGATCGCGTCCAACCAGTCCTTCTCCGCCTGGACCGACACCTTCACCGACCCCCGCCTGTGCGCAGCGATCGTCGACCGTCTCACCTACAACGCCACCATCATCGAAACCGGCACCAACTCCTACCGCCTCGCCCACACCCACGCACGGCATCTGTGATGGGGTGAACAACGACCGGCTGGGCTCTTGGGGTCAACGGCGGCGACGAAGCCGCAAGGAATTGGTGATCACGCTGACCGAGCTGAGGGCCATGGCGGCTGCCGCGATGACGGGCGACAGGAGCCAGCCGAAGGCCGGGTAGAGGGCGCCAGCGGCCAGCGGGATGCCGACGACGTTGTACACGAACGCGAAGACCAGGTTCTGGCGGATGTTGCGCATCGTGTCGACCGACAGGTCGCGGGCCTTGACCAGGGCAGCGAGGTCGCCGCCGAGCAGGGTCACGTCGGCGCTCTCGATGGCCACGTCGGTGCCGGTGCCCATGGCCACACCCACATCGGCCGCGGCAAGGGCGGGGGCATCGTTGACGCCGTCGCCGGCCATGGCGACGGCGTGGCCCTGGGCCTGCAGTGCCTGCACGTGGCCGTGCTTCTGGTCGGGCAGGACGTCGGCGACGACCTGGTCGATGTGCAGCTCGTCGGCGATGGCCCGGGCAGTCGTGGCATTGTCGCCGGTGAGCATGACGACCTTCATCCGGCGCCGACGCAGGTCCTCGATCGCCCGCGCGGTGGTCGCCTTGAGCGGGTCAGCGATGGCCATCACACTGGCCGGCCGGCCGTCGACGGCCACGACGATCGCGGTCGCACCACGACGACGGTAGGCCTCCACCACGGCGTCCAGGCCATGGGTGTCGACCTGCTGGCTGCCCAGGAAGGCGGGGCTGCCGACGAGCACGCGCTGGCCGTCGACGGTGGCGCTGACACCGCCACCCGGGTGGGCGGCGAAGGCGCTGGCTGCCGGCACCGTGCGTCCCGTCTGGCGGGCAGCATCGACCACGGCCCTGGCGAGCGGGTGTTCGGAGCCGGCCTCCACAGCCGCGGCGAGCAGCAGTGCCTGCGCGTCGTCACGTCCGTCGACGCCCTGCTGGTCGACCAGGCTGGGGCGGCCCTGGGTGAGGGTGCCGGTCTTGTCGACGACGAGGGTGTCGACCTTCTGCAGTCGTTCGAGGGCCTCGGCGTTCTTGACCAGCACGCCCTCGCTGGCGCCGCGCCCCACCCCGACCATGATCGACATTGGCGTGGCCAGGCCCAGCGCGCACGGGCAGGCGATGATCAGCACGCTGACGGCGGCCACGATCGCGAACGGAAGCCGCGGCTGCGGGCCCATGGCCAGCCACAACCCGAAGGTGGCCAGGGCGACGGCGATCACGACCGGCACGAACACCGCCGAGATCTTGTCGACCAGTCCCTGGATCGGGGCGCGGGACCGCTGCGCCTGGGAGACCAGGTCGACGATCCGGGCCAGGGTCGAGTCAGCGCCCAGACCAGTGGCCTCCACCACCAGGCTGCCGCCCTGGGTGATCGTGCCGCCGATGACCCGGTCACCGGGGCTCTTGTCGACCGGTACCGGCTCGCCGGTGATCATCGACTCGTCCACATACGCGTGACCATCGACCACGGTGCCGTCGGCCGGCACCTTCTCGCCCGGCCGCACCCGGCACCGATCGCCCAGCTGCAGCTCGGCGGCCGGCACGTCGGTCTCGGTGCCGTCGGCCCCGATGCGGTGCGCGGTGGCCGGTGACAGGTCGAGTAGGGCGCGGATCGCGCCGGAGGTCTGGTCGCGGGCCCGCAGCTCGAGGACCTGGCCGAGCAGCACCAGGGTGATGATGACTGCCGCGGCCTCGAAGTAGGTGCCGACCCGGCCGTCCATCACCCGCATCCCGGATGGGAACAGCCCCGGCGCCAGCACCGCGACCACGCTGTACAGCCACGCGGCACCGACACCCAACGACACCAGGGTGAACATGTTCAGGTGACGGCTGACCACCGACTTCGCGCCGCGCACGAAGAACGGCCACCCAGCCCACCACACCACTGGCGTCGACAGGGCGAGCTCGAGCCACGGCGCGACGCTGCCGGGCAGCGCACGACCCAGCACCATGGGCACCATCACCATCGCCACCAGCGGCACGCTCAGCACCGCCGCCACCCGGAACCGGCGACGCATGTCGACGAGCTCCTGGTTCGGGCCTTCGTCGAGCCCGGCCAAGACCCGCTCCAGCGCCATGCCACAGATCGGGCAGTCACCGGGGCCATCGCTGCGGACCTCGGGGTGCATCGGGCAGGTCCAGTCCCCTGCAGCGACCGCACCGGCCACCACCGCCGGCTCGCCCATGGGGTGCTGGTGATCGGTCGGGTGGTCGTGGTGCTGGGCGGCCGGCGCGTCCCCGCCGCCGGCGGGTTGCAGGAACATCCCGCACTTGGGGCAGCGTCCCGGGTGGTCGCTGGTCACCTCGGGGTGCATGGAGCACGTGTAGTGGGTGGTGTGGTCGTGGGTGGCGGTGGCGGTCGGGTGGTTCATGGGGTGCTCCTCGAGACGGTACTGCCGGTGGATGGCGGGGCGGTGGTCAGTGCTGGGAGCCGTGATCCATCATGCGCATCATCAGCCACATCATGAGCATGCAGCCGATGGCGGGCACGAGGGCGGCCACGACACCGCCGGCGGCGAGGCTGGCACGTCCGGCCCACAGGTAGCCGACGACCACGAGCAGCATCGGGGCGCACATCAGCAGGTGCATCCAGTGGTGGGACTTGCCGTGCTGGTGGGCCGCGCCGTGCTGGTGGGTGGTGCTGCTGGGGTCCTCGTCGGTCATGGGGCCGGTCAGGGGCTGGCGGGGGTCCTCGCCGAAGGAGCGGGGGGTCTGGTCGGGGCTGGTGTACATGGCGTGTCCCTGTCTGCTCGGGGAAGGGGTTTTCCTTCCACTTCCACGGTGACGGGGCGAGGTCAATGCGCCCCCGAGCTTTGGTGAAAGTCTGGTCAAGACCTGCAGACGGTGATGGTGCGGTTGCCGCAGGGGGCAGCCGCACCATCAGTGCAGGCTTGAGTGGCCGGCATCGGCCGGGGCATGTCAGTAGCGCAGGGTCGTCATCATGCCGAGTTCTGCGTGGTAGATGTTGTGGCAGTGCAGCATCCAGGTGCCGGGGTTGTCGGCCTGCAGGTCGGCCTCGACGGTCTCCATCGGGCGAATCAGGACGGTGTCCTTGCGCAGCCCGGCGCTGCCGGGCAGGGCCCAGGTGTGGCCGTGGATGTGCATGGGGTGGGCCATCATCGTCATGTTCGTCATCCGCAGCCGCACGCGTTGGCCGCGGCTCACGGCAAGTGGGGTGTCCTCGCCGAAGCGTTTGCCGTTGAGGCCCCACGCGTAGGGCTTCATCTGGCCGTTGAGTGCCACATCGAGGGTGATGTCGGGCTTGCGGTCGCGCAGTCGTGCGCTGTCGGCGGGCTTGAGCTGAGTGGTCAGCAGGGCCTTGCCGTCGAGTTCTGCGACGCGGGTGTCCGGGGTCGGTACGCTGCCGGAGCCGGTGCGCACGATGGCCCGGGCCGGGGTGCCCTTCTTGCCCTCGGGCGCGGCCTGCAGCACGAACACGCCGTCGCCCAGCGTGATGGTCGCATCCAGTCGTTCTCCCATCGCGAGGTAGACGGCGCTGGCCTCGGTGGCGGTCACGGGGAAACCGTCGGTGTGGGTGACGGTGAGTCGATGGCCCTGCAGGGCGAGCTTGAAGATGGTGTCGGAGGAGGCGTTGATGACGCGCAGTCGCACCTTCTGCCCGGGCTTGGCGGTCAGGGTTCGGGGTGCGGCGGGGACGCGGCCGTTGACGAGGTAATGGGGGTATGTAACGTCGCCGGCGTCGCCCAGGGGGGACATGCCGTGGTCCATGCCGCCCATGTCGTGGTTCATGCCGCTGGACACGGTGCCGTTCTGGGCCTTGAACGCGGCGAGGATATCGTCGGGAGAGGTGCCGACACCGTCGGTCCAGTCGTCGAGGGTGACGACCCATTCGTGGTCGTAGCGGCCGGGTTCGGCGGGGTCGTCGATGACCAGCGGCTCGTACAGGCCGCGGTCGATCTGCACCCCGGTGTGGGGGTGGAAGAAGTAGGTTCCCGGGTCGGGGGCGACGAACTGGTAGGTGAAGCTGCTGCCGGCCTCGATGGGTTGCTGGGTGACGCCGGGCACACCGTCGCTGGCATTGCGCAGGGCGATGCCGTGCCAGTGGACGGAGGTGCTGGTGGGCAGCTTGTTGTCGACGCGCACCTGCAGCAGGTCACCGGCGCGGGTCCGCAGGACGGGGGCGTCGAGGGTCTCGTCGTAGGCCCAGGTCCTGGCCGTGACGCCGCCCAGGTCGAGGGTGACCGGCCGGGGCGTGAGGACGTGGTTGACGGTCTTTGTGCCGGGGGCGGCGACCAGCGGGGTCTGGCTTGGGATCGTCAGCGGGGAGTTCGGCGCGGCGGGTGCTGCGGCCGGGGTGTTCTTGGCGTCGCAGGCGCTCAAGGCCCCTGCCGCGGCCAGACCGAGACCGGTGAACAGGACGTGGCGGCGGGAAAGTGTGTTCATGTCCTCGAGCCTGTCGGGCGCGGATAAAGCCCCCGGCAAGGGTTGGTCAAGATCTGGTCAAGAAGTCACGGTGGGCAGTGCCAGCGCGAAGGTCGCGCCGTGGCCGGGGCCGTCGCTGTGGCCGGTCAGGTCGCCGCCGTGGGCGCGGGCGATGGCGCGGGAGATCGCCAGGCCGACACCGGTGCCGCCGTCGACATCGCGGGTGCGGGTGTCCTGGACACGGTAGAAGCGTTCGAAGACGTGGGTGAGGGCCTCGGTGGGGATGCCGACGCCGTTGTCGATGACGCGGACCACGGCCCGGTCGTGCTCGTGTCCCATCGTGACCTCGACCCGGTTGCCGGCCACCGTGTGTTGCAGGGCGTTGCGCAGCAGGTTGTCCAAGACCTGCCCGATGCGGGCGGCGTCCACGTCGACGCGCAGGCCGAGGACGCTCTGGGCGTGCAGCGTCACCCCGGCGGCGTCGTAGGCGTGGCGGGCTGCGGCGACGCTGGCCGTCACGACCTGCGCGAGGTCCTGGTGGCTCAGGGACAGCGGGATGCGGCCTTCCTCGGCACGCGACACCTCGGAGATGTCGGCGGCCAGGGCGGCAAGCCGCTGGTTCTGCCGCAGCAGGATCTCGACGGTTGCGGGGGTGAAGTCGACCACACCGTCCTGCAGTCCTTCGAGGGTGACCTGGGTGGCGGCCAGCGGGGTGCGCAGCTCATGGCCCAGGTCGGTGAGCATGCGTCGTCGGGTCTGCTCGGTGGAGGCGATCTGGCTGGCCATGTGGTTGAAGGCGTTGGCGACCTGGGCCAGCTCGGGGCTGGCCGAGGTCATCGTGACGGGTTGGTCGTAGTGTCTGGCGGCGACCTGTTGGGCGCCGTCCACGAGGGCTTCGACCCCCCGCGACAGGTTCCGGTTGAGGACGGTGGCGACCCCGAGGGCGGCGAGCATCGCGGTGCCCAGAC
This region of Dermacoccus nishinomiyaensis genomic DNA includes:
- the istB gene encoding IS21-like element helper ATPase IstB; protein product: MTTTSTSRPASLRRRQGLTEQAAQAAIDQACRRLRLPTIRAVVDDAVTAATKEQLTYQGFLAELLLAEVDDRDRRSTLRRIKSAGFPREKWLADFDFTANPNINPATINELATGDWIRRGDPLCLIGDSGTGKSHLLIALGTAAAEQGYRVRYTLATRLVNELVEAADEKQLTKTINRYGRVDLLVIDELGYMELDRRGAELLFQVLTEREEKNAIAIASNQSFSAWTDTFTDPRLCAAIVDRLTYNATIIETGTNSYRLAHTHARHL
- a CDS encoding copper-transporting P-type ATPase: MNHPTATATHDHTTHYTCSMHPEVTSDHPGRCPKCGMFLQPAGGGDAPAAQHHDHPTDHQHPMGEPAVVAGAVAAGDWTCPMHPEVRSDGPGDCPICGMALERVLAGLDEGPNQELVDMRRRFRVAAVLSVPLVAMVMVPMVLGRALPGSVAPWLELALSTPVVWWAGWPFFVRGAKSVVSRHLNMFTLVSLGVGAAWLYSVVAVLAPGLFPSGMRVMDGRVGTYFEAAAVIITLVLLGQVLELRARDQTSGAIRALLDLSPATAHRIGADGTETDVPAAELQLGDRCRVRPGEKVPADGTVVDGHAYVDESMITGEPVPVDKSPGDRVIGGTITQGGSLVVEATGLGADSTLARIVDLVSQAQRSRAPIQGLVDKISAVFVPVVIAVALATFGLWLAMGPQPRLPFAIVAAVSVLIIACPCALGLATPMSIMVGVGRGASEGVLVKNAEALERLQKVDTLVVDKTGTLTQGRPSLVDQQGVDGRDDAQALLLAAAVEAGSEHPLARAVVDAARQTGRTVPAASAFAAHPGGGVSATVDGQRVLVGSPAFLGSQQVDTHGLDAVVEAYRRRGATAIVVAVDGRPASVMAIADPLKATTARAIEDLRRRRMKVVMLTGDNATTARAIADELHIDQVVADVLPDQKHGHVQALQAQGHAVAMAGDGVNDAPALAAADVGVAMGTGTDVAIESADVTLLGGDLAALVKARDLSVDTMRNIRQNLVFAFVYNVVGIPLAAGALYPAFGWLLSPVIAAAAMALSSVSVITNSLRLRRRR
- a CDS encoding multicopper oxidase family protein, whose translation is MNTLSRRHVLFTGLGLAAAGALSACDAKNTPAAAPAAPNSPLTIPSQTPLVAAPGTKTVNHVLTPRPVTLDLGGVTARTWAYDETLDAPVLRTRAGDLLQVRVDNKLPTSTSVHWHGIALRNASDGVPGVTQQPIEAGSSFTYQFVAPDPGTYFFHPHTGVQIDRGLYEPLVIDDPAEPGRYDHEWVVTLDDWTDGVGTSPDDILAAFKAQNGTVSSGMNHDMGGMDHGMSPLGDAGDVTYPHYLVNGRVPAAPRTLTAKPGQKVRLRVINASSDTIFKLALQGHRLTVTHTDGFPVTATEASAVYLAMGERLDATITLGDGVFVLQAAPEGKKGTPARAIVRTGSGSVPTPDTRVAELDGKALLTTQLKPADSARLRDRKPDITLDVALNGQMKPYAWGLNGKRFGEDTPLAVSRGQRVRLRMTNMTMMAHPMHIHGHTWALPGSAGLRKDTVLIRPMETVEADLQADNPGTWMLHCHNIYHAELGMMTTLRY
- a CDS encoding cation diffusion facilitator family transporter — protein: MSLQDPGHGQGRDDVHQHEHDFGRDGRPTLRDRLPHVPRPHSHDAADSLDAALESSSQGNRAVKISLVSLGLTSLAQLAVVVISGPVALLADTTHNFSDDLTALPLWLAFAIGRRAPTPAATPTATAEPRTWGGTLRRGHDRSVRRGGRLRIDRAADQSETR
- a CDS encoding ZIP family metal transporter — translated: MNAVGQAALLVSFPVAAGAIGSTVAAVRRPGSRLVSGIQHFAAGVVIAALAGELLPDLRHEGNLGWVAAGFTAGVVLVLSLAAYGRRLDGKQESTPRTSTGDRVAATVPIGLLVTAAIDLLVDGVLVGLGAQLGSTQALILTIALTLEILFLSLSLAAELNDRGLSARRAALICTALGMSTAVGAIAAAAILSGVGPAVLAFVLAFGAAALLYLAVEELLVEAHEEAETALLGAMFFAGFLAIYVLAELGG
- a CDS encoding cation diffusion facilitator family transporter, yielding MIALSAVVAGYESIGRLINPRPVDHLGWVALAGLVGFFGNEAVAIVRIRVGRQIGSAALVADGLHARTDGFTSLAVVIGAAGVDAGWEAADPIVGLLITLAILAVLRTATRVIFRRLMDAGDPAMVDAAEDSLKAIPGVVAVRRVRMRWIGHEIHADADLDIESNTSPAEAHQLAHSAEHALTDAVPKLASAVVQAYPTGHYESGAGHLR
- a CDS encoding sensor histidine kinase; protein product: MAATMVLTALLVGPAWFRMHMHEAGHAQPDVVEHAQQAFHDAGLVSLAVGLGTAMLAALGVATVLNRNLSRGVEALVDGAQQVAARHYDQPVTMTSASPELAQVANAFNHMASQIASTEQTRRRMLTDLGHELRTPLAATQVTLEGLQDGVVDFTPATVEILLRQNQRLAALAADISEVSRAEEGRIPLSLSHQDLAQVVTASVAAARHAYDAAGVTLHAQSVLGLRVDVDAARIGQVLDNLLRNALQHTVAGNRVEVTMGHEHDRAVVRVIDNGVGIPTEALTHVFERFYRVQDTRTRDVDGGTGVGLAISRAIARAHGGDLTGHSDGPGHGATFALALPTVTS
- the istA gene encoding IS21 family transposase, which produces MGSRVQLYADIRYDARVDGLSIRELARKHGVHRRTVRQALAAAEPPPRKKPVRTAPRLDPYKPAIDEMLTYDLTAPRKQRHTATRILARLRDEHGATDLSYSTVRDYVRVRRAQIDLEAGRRVEAMVPQDHAPGAEAEVDFGEVYVILDGVKTKCHMFVYRLSHSGKAIHRVYPTGGQEAFLEGHIEAFHALSGIPTRHIRYDNLTSAVVQVIHGGDRLRDENERWVLFRSHYGFDAFYCQPGIDGAHEKGGVEGEVGWFRRNHLTPMPEVPSLDELNDKIRAWEHDDNTRRITGHANTIGQDYHAELDHLAPLPAEDFDPGLILHPRVDRSALITVRMVKYSVPAHLIGQRVRVSLRASCVVVFEGRTIVATHRRLGTRGVTRVELDHYLEVLRHKPGAFPGSTALAQARAAGAFTAAHDAFWAAARKTSGDVAGTQALIDVLLLHRSLPSEAVIAGITSALSVGAISPDVVAVEARRHATTHTPATPAAPARGGTVVNLPPRRPTNPHQVIAHLPEDTRPLPTVTAYDELLRRRQPNPTPAPAEVHHHTQTGTP